A single Blastopirellula retiformator DNA region contains:
- a CDS encoding DUF1559 domain-containing protein, protein MSACSVGRRQRAAFTLVELLVVIAIIGVLIALLLPAVQQAREAARRIQCTNNLKQISLAMHNYHDTFQSLPYGQFSVGLFPAAVGDVAGEYPYGTCWFQCILPFVEQSAMYDAIKTDMLTTPSASLDAAVRNTVVNDFVCPSDPNGGKVGHDGFQGNYLANTNTSNSGINSADPNSMSGLFFTKSHIQFRDVVDGVSNTLMIGECLQGSPDLPTATTYDTTANYWNAVGAETTFNAGSRGLFVSDYNASASRCVSTPSKPCVYLSAYLAWFVMRSEHPGGIMTSRADGSVSFLQENISNTTLMDLANRRDGNVIDQF, encoded by the coding sequence ATGTCTGCATGTTCGGTAGGTCGTCGTCAGCGCGCCGCCTTTACGCTCGTCGAATTATTAGTAGTAATCGCCATTATCGGCGTTTTGATCGCTCTTTTGTTGCCGGCCGTGCAGCAGGCTCGCGAAGCGGCGCGGCGCATTCAGTGCACCAACAATCTGAAGCAGATCAGCCTGGCGATGCACAATTATCACGACACCTTCCAGTCGTTACCTTATGGGCAATTTAGCGTCGGGCTGTTTCCGGCTGCCGTTGGCGACGTGGCGGGCGAATATCCGTATGGAACGTGCTGGTTTCAGTGCATCTTGCCGTTTGTTGAACAGTCTGCGATGTACGACGCGATCAAGACCGACATGTTGACGACGCCGTCCGCCAGCCTGGACGCTGCCGTTCGCAATACGGTCGTCAACGACTTCGTCTGCCCTTCTGATCCGAATGGCGGCAAGGTGGGACACGACGGTTTTCAAGGGAACTATCTCGCCAACACAAACACCTCGAACTCTGGAATCAATTCGGCCGATCCGAACTCGATGAGCGGATTGTTCTTTACCAAGTCGCACATTCAATTTCGCGATGTGGTTGATGGCGTCAGCAACACGCTGATGATTGGCGAGTGCCTTCAAGGGAGCCCCGATTTGCCGACGGCGACCACTTACGATACGACCGCCAATTACTGGAACGCCGTGGGAGCGGAGACGACGTTCAACGCCGGGTCGCGCGGATTGTTCGTTTCGGACTACAACGCGTCGGCCTCGCGTTGCGTGAGCACGCCCAGCAAGCCATGCGTCTATCTCTCGGCCTACTTGGCCTGGTTCGTCATGCGCAGCGAACACCCCGGCGGGATTATGACTTCACGAGCCGACGGGTCGGTCTCGTTTCTCCAAGAAAACATCAGCAATACGACGTTGATGGACTTGGCCAATCGTCGAGACGGCAACGTTATCGATCAGTTCTAA
- a CDS encoding DUF423 domain-containing protein yields MSYYNLIAGGVFGLIAVLGGAILSDQVKSHLDAALLEKAVATPAVFAANGDLIREASTQINIIDRRENEAAWLGYVTGNVYIMLNGLAMIGLGMIQTRGSGTRIAIAGGACFTLGILLFGICTCAAAALSMPTLRIPIPVGAIFLAGGWLCLIVASIQAKRQPAAACS; encoded by the coding sequence GTGTCGTACTATAATCTGATCGCTGGAGGCGTCTTCGGTTTAATTGCGGTCTTGGGAGGCGCCATACTTAGCGACCAGGTCAAGTCGCATCTTGACGCGGCGCTATTAGAAAAAGCGGTCGCCACTCCGGCCGTCTTCGCTGCCAACGGCGATTTGATCCGCGAAGCTTCCACGCAAATCAATATCATTGATCGTCGTGAGAACGAAGCGGCGTGGCTAGGCTACGTGACCGGCAACGTTTACATCATGCTCAATGGTCTCGCGATGATCGGCCTGGGCATGATTCAGACCAGGGGAAGCGGAACCCGCATTGCGATCGCCGGAGGCGCCTGTTTCACGCTCGGAATTCTGCTGTTTGGCATTTGCACATGTGCAGCGGCGGCGTTGTCGATGCCGACGCTACGAATCCCAATTCCGGTCGGCGCGATCTTTCTCGCTGGCGGCTGGCTTTGTCTGATCGTCGCCTCGATTCAGGCGAAACGACAACCGGCGGCGGCATGTTCATAA
- a CDS encoding alpha/beta hydrolase translates to MTRFSLALMFSLTLFATTDILAQPRQREVKWVNPEITKAPGLTHKVLKSEALGHDVGYVVWTPPEMDTSGATRYPVVYFLHGAGGSEKSDSAGFSAMVAGAIRSGKFPAAICVFPNGGMSGYRGEVQKMIVDELVPLIDKEYPTKAQQSARVACGFSMGGAGSVRLALEHPDLFAAAGSWGGALNWRGRQEDSDMLPTAKQNAAELKRNDFALLTINGDQDHADGFDLLKEILTAAGVPHETVVLADTNHNLGKYYQGSREKMLEFLAGRLKSSED, encoded by the coding sequence ATGACTCGATTTTCTCTCGCGCTGATGTTCTCGCTCACCTTGTTCGCAACGACCGATATACTGGCGCAGCCGCGACAGCGCGAAGTCAAATGGGTAAACCCCGAGATCACCAAGGCGCCGGGGCTGACGCACAAGGTGCTTAAGAGCGAAGCGCTGGGGCATGACGTCGGCTACGTCGTCTGGACGCCGCCCGAGATGGATACCAGCGGCGCGACCCGCTATCCGGTCGTCTACTTTCTGCATGGCGCCGGCGGCAGCGAGAAGTCGGACTCGGCCGGGTTCTCGGCAATGGTTGCCGGGGCGATTCGCAGCGGCAAGTTCCCGGCGGCGATCTGCGTCTTTCCGAACGGCGGCATGAGCGGCTATCGGGGTGAAGTTCAGAAGATGATCGTCGACGAACTTGTTCCGCTGATCGACAAAGAGTATCCGACCAAGGCTCAGCAGTCGGCTCGGGTGGCCTGCGGCTTCTCCATGGGAGGCGCCGGTTCGGTTCGCTTGGCGCTGGAGCATCCTGATCTATTTGCCGCAGCGGGAAGTTGGGGCGGCGCCCTCAATTGGCGCGGTCGTCAGGAAGATAGCGACATGTTGCCGACCGCCAAGCAAAACGCCGCCGAGCTAAAGAGGAACGACTTTGCCCTGCTGACGATCAATGGCGATCAGGATCACGCCGACGGTTTTGATCTGTTGAAGGAGATCTTAACCGCCGCCGGCGTGCCGCACGAAACAGTCGTTCTGGCGGATACCAATCACAACCTGGGCAAGTACTACCAGGGCTCAAGAGAGAAGATGCTGGAGTTTTTGGCAGGACGACTCAAGTCGTCTGAAGACTAA
- a CDS encoding pentapeptide repeat-containing protein produces the protein MAKKTWGYGLLSPDLPADEDLVPCSVETIDDEQDYERVLVRGQRPAATLDRLTILTSRLDQVVWPAAKLPEILLRDVQATTCDFSNAQMPGSEFQQVELVGAKLIGIDFTSAAWRNVVLTRCNLSFCTWRGAKLKNCRFEDCEMGDVDFDQTQLESVEWVDCRMRRGRFYGARLTESKLLRCDLQDLGAAADDLRKLKIDSAGWLQLAPLFDVVIE, from the coding sequence ATGGCGAAAAAGACCTGGGGCTACGGATTGCTGTCGCCCGATCTACCAGCCGACGAGGACCTGGTCCCCTGCTCTGTCGAAACGATCGATGACGAGCAGGACTACGAGCGCGTCCTGGTCCGCGGCCAACGTCCGGCGGCGACGCTCGATCGATTGACGATCCTGACGTCGCGGCTCGATCAAGTCGTCTGGCCTGCGGCGAAGCTGCCCGAGATCTTACTGCGCGACGTGCAAGCGACGACCTGCGATTTCTCCAACGCCCAGATGCCCGGTAGCGAGTTTCAACAGGTCGAACTGGTCGGCGCCAAGCTGATTGGCATCGACTTTACCAGCGCCGCCTGGCGAAACGTGGTGCTGACCCGCTGCAATCTTTCGTTCTGCACCTGGCGAGGCGCCAAGCTGAAGAACTGCCGCTTTGAAGATTGCGAAATGGGAGACGTCGACTTCGACCAGACGCAATTGGAATCGGTCGAGTGGGTGGATTGCCGAATGCGCCGCGGCAGATTTTACGGCGCCCGGTTGACCGAGTCGAAGCTGCTCCGCTGCGACCTGCAAGATCTGGGCGCCGCGGCTGACGATCTGCGGAAGCTAAAGATCGACTCGGCCGGTTGGTTGCAACTGGCGCCGCTGTTTGATGTGGTGATTGAGTAG
- a CDS encoding DUF4236 domain-containing protein, protein MGWTARKSITFGPLRINFSKSGVGFSLGIRGFRGGMSATGRKYVSASIPGTGIRYHKSGKSLTSLFDFSGADQEKKKQTYKRKSTIR, encoded by the coding sequence GTGGGATGGACAGCTCGCAAATCGATCACCTTCGGTCCGCTGCGAATTAATTTCAGCAAAAGCGGCGTTGGTTTTTCGCTTGGCATTCGCGGCTTTCGCGGCGGCATGAGCGCCACCGGGCGAAAGTATGTCTCGGCCAGCATTCCTGGAACCGGCATTCGCTACCACAAGTCGGGCAAGTCGCTGACGTCGCTCTTCGACTTCAGCGGCGCCGATCAAGAAAAGAAGAAACAAACTTACAAACGCAAGTCAACGATTAGGTAA